Proteins from one Myxococcales bacterium genomic window:
- a CDS encoding SUMF1/EgtB/PvdO family nonheme iron enzyme: MIPPDLSPLIPLLVAILPLPSVISPQAQLAAASAVSVGVVAELPAPCPADMALVDGSSCPAVEYQCERFVSESSPSCAEYARKPECRYNEEPRRFCVDRYEWPNRVGEKPAVFATWYDAKRSCASAGKRLCQRSEWTLACEGPKRAPYPYGWERFPSPCNVSRPVEEADAKKLVAPGTRDAEIARLWQADPIGSHPDCVSAFGAYDMVGNVDEWTDNSEEGSAQISTLNGGYWGPVRNTCRLTTRSHGPEFQFYQIGFRCCADTADGISPMLPPDPQPKQALDQKKGPDGWPVAVSEDHHPGTSEPSG; encoded by the coding sequence GTGATTCCGCCCGACCTCAGCCCGCTAATCCCGCTCCTGGTGGCGATCTTGCCGCTACCGAGCGTGATTTCGCCTCAGGCCCAGCTGGCCGCAGCGTCCGCCGTGAGCGTGGGAGTGGTGGCGGAGCTGCCGGCGCCCTGCCCGGCAGACATGGCCTTGGTCGACGGCAGCTCGTGTCCCGCAGTGGAGTACCAGTGCGAGCGGTTTGTCAGCGAGTCGAGCCCGAGCTGCGCCGAGTACGCGCGCAAGCCCGAATGTCGTTACAACGAGGAGCCGCGCCGATTTTGCGTCGATCGCTACGAGTGGCCGAACCGAGTGGGGGAGAAACCCGCGGTGTTTGCCACGTGGTACGACGCAAAACGTTCCTGCGCGAGCGCGGGCAAGCGGCTGTGCCAGCGCAGTGAATGGACGTTGGCGTGCGAGGGCCCCAAGCGCGCGCCCTATCCCTACGGCTGGGAGCGATTTCCGAGCCCGTGCAACGTGAGCCGACCGGTCGAGGAGGCGGACGCCAAGAAGCTCGTGGCTCCAGGCACCCGCGATGCGGAGATCGCGCGACTCTGGCAGGCTGATCCGATCGGCAGTCACCCGGATTGTGTGAGCGCGTTCGGCGCCTACGACATGGTCGGCAACGTGGACGAATGGACCGACAACTCGGAGGAGGGTAGCGCGCAGATCTCCACTCTCAATGGAGGCTACTGGGGTCCGGTCCGCAATACCTGTCGGTTGACGACCCGGAGCCACGGTCCCGAGTTTCAGTTTTACCAGATCGGGTTTCGCTGCTGCGCTGACACCGCAGACGGCATCTCGCCGATGTTGCCTCCGGATCCACAACCGAAACAGGCGCTCGACCAGAAGAAGGGGCCGGACGGCTGGCCCGTGGCGGTGAGTGAGGATCATCATCCCGGCACCTCCGAGCCGAGCGGCTAG
- a CDS encoding serine protein kinase PrkA: MGGKRILDELRLIAEQVQRGFEQERRVLSFQEYLELFATDPVGHSRDASRYLRDMFVHYGRENVERPWGTETRFRLFDQPFEEVAGVAHDALVGQEALQGELFRVLENFVREGRPNRVLLMHGPNGSAKSTAAACIMHALEQYSALDVGALYRFHWVFPSQRELKGAIGFGGRRAAGAPDDGSYAHLPEDQIDARLFVEVRDHPLFLLPHEARAAVLERTYREAGATEPPPSWIFQGSLSHKSKQVYEALLTSYGGSLEEVLRHVQVERYFISQRYRVGAVTLGPQLSVDAGERQVTADRSLSALPSALQAVTLFEAFGELIEAAGGLLEFSDILKRPLDAFKYLQITAETGEVALRSQTVQVNCVMLASGNELHLDAFREHPEFESFRGRLELLKVPYLRSWLEEQRIYDAQIAPQVRKHVAPHATRMAAMFAVLTRMRRPNSDRYEKPLKSLVGDLTAMEKLDLYATGTAPARLDEESQKVLRASIGDLYYESDTYPIYEGSTGASPREMRTLLLDAAQSPLYSCLSPLAVLEELDRLCERTSEYAWLQEEKVAGSYHDHRQFRLELRERLLETLEDELRVASGLVDETRYRELFDRYITHVSYWVKGEKLRNPLTGQYEDPDPRLMGEVETLLGSADKAEDLRHSLISRVAAWAIDHPGDVIDNSLVFSLQLKRMQDAVFGERRVAVAKLARDLVVLLCEEGSGLDEPRRVEVQAAAERMKARYGYQDGSLADAVTVLQRERFGDLLH; the protein is encoded by the coding sequence ATGGGTGGCAAGCGCATCCTCGACGAGCTGCGGTTGATCGCGGAGCAGGTCCAGCGAGGGTTCGAGCAAGAGCGGCGGGTGCTCTCCTTCCAGGAATACCTCGAGCTCTTTGCGACCGATCCCGTCGGTCATTCGCGGGATGCGTCGCGCTACCTCAGGGACATGTTCGTTCACTACGGTCGAGAGAACGTGGAGCGACCGTGGGGCACCGAGACTCGCTTCCGTTTGTTCGATCAGCCCTTCGAAGAGGTCGCAGGCGTAGCTCACGACGCACTCGTCGGTCAGGAGGCGCTGCAGGGTGAGCTGTTCCGCGTGCTGGAGAATTTCGTCCGGGAGGGGCGCCCGAATCGTGTCTTGTTGATGCATGGTCCGAACGGTTCGGCCAAGAGCACGGCCGCCGCCTGCATCATGCACGCGCTCGAGCAGTACTCCGCGCTCGACGTCGGCGCGCTCTATCGGTTTCACTGGGTCTTCCCCAGCCAGCGCGAGCTCAAGGGTGCGATCGGTTTTGGTGGGCGCCGGGCGGCGGGTGCGCCGGACGACGGCAGTTATGCTCACTTGCCCGAAGACCAGATCGACGCCCGGCTGTTCGTCGAGGTCCGTGATCACCCGTTGTTCCTCTTGCCGCACGAGGCGCGAGCGGCAGTGCTCGAGCGCACCTACCGCGAGGCTGGCGCGACGGAGCCCCCGCCGAGCTGGATCTTCCAGGGCAGCCTCTCGCACAAGAGCAAACAGGTATACGAGGCGCTGCTCACGAGCTACGGCGGCTCCCTCGAGGAAGTGCTCCGCCACGTCCAGGTGGAGCGATACTTCATTTCCCAGCGCTATCGCGTGGGAGCCGTGACGCTCGGTCCGCAGCTGTCCGTCGACGCCGGTGAGCGACAGGTGACCGCCGACCGTTCGCTCAGCGCCCTGCCGTCTGCGCTGCAGGCCGTGACGCTGTTCGAGGCCTTCGGCGAGCTGATCGAGGCCGCCGGTGGCCTGCTGGAGTTCTCGGACATCTTGAAGCGCCCGCTCGATGCCTTCAAGTACCTGCAGATCACCGCCGAGACCGGCGAGGTCGCCCTGCGATCCCAGACCGTGCAGGTGAACTGCGTGATGTTGGCGAGCGGCAACGAGCTGCACCTCGACGCATTCCGCGAGCACCCGGAGTTCGAGAGCTTCCGCGGTCGCCTCGAGCTTTTGAAGGTCCCGTACCTGCGGAGTTGGCTCGAAGAGCAGCGCATCTACGACGCTCAGATCGCGCCGCAGGTCCGGAAACACGTCGCCCCGCACGCGACTCGCATGGCGGCGATGTTCGCCGTTCTGACCCGCATGCGTCGACCGAACTCCGATCGCTACGAAAAACCTCTGAAGAGCCTGGTCGGTGATCTGACCGCGATGGAGAAGCTGGACCTCTACGCCACGGGCACGGCGCCTGCCCGGCTGGACGAAGAGAGCCAGAAGGTCCTGCGCGCGTCCATCGGTGACCTCTACTACGAGAGTGACACCTACCCGATCTACGAAGGGTCGACGGGGGCCAGCCCGAGGGAGATGCGCACGTTGCTGCTGGATGCGGCGCAGAGCCCGCTCTACAGCTGTTTGTCGCCGCTGGCGGTGCTCGAAGAGCTCGACCGGCTGTGTGAGCGCACGAGCGAGTACGCATGGCTTCAGGAGGAGAAGGTCGCCGGCAGTTATCACGACCATCGCCAATTTCGCCTGGAGCTGCGCGAGCGTCTGCTGGAGACGCTCGAGGACGAGCTGCGGGTGGCCAGCGGGTTGGTGGACGAGACTCGGTACCGCGAGCTCTTCGACCGCTACATCACCCACGTGAGTTACTGGGTGAAGGGGGAGAAGCTGCGAAACCCGCTGACTGGACAGTACGAAGATCCGGATCCTCGCCTGATGGGTGAAGTCGAGACTTTGCTCGGCTCCGCCGACAAGGCCGAGGACCTGCGGCACTCCTTGATCAGTCGAGTTGCGGCCTGGGCCATCGATCACCCCGGCGACGTGATCGACAACAGTCTGGTTTTTTCCTTGCAGCTGAAGCGCATGCAAGATGCTGTCTTCGGCGAGCGGCGAGTCGCGGTAGCCAAGCTCGCGCGCGACCTGGTCGTGCTCCTGTGTGAAGAGGGAAGTGGGCTCGACGAGCCTCGCCGGGTCGAAGTGCAGGCGGCCGCCGAGCGCATGAAGGCACGCTACGGATATCAAGACGGTTCGCTGGCCGACGCGGTCACGGTGTTGCAGAGAGAGCGGTTCGGCGACCTCTTGCACTGA
- a CDS encoding TraR/DksA C4-type zinc finger protein, producing MTKAQLKKFKDLLDTKRMEIIRKAQQTLNEDMTLDANDLPDEMDLASSEYLQSFTFRLRGREKVFLDKIQKALEKIESGNFGVCDDCSERISAKRLEARPETTLCIRCKEDQERVEKDFG from the coding sequence CTGACGAAAGCTCAGCTGAAGAAGTTCAAGGATCTGCTCGATACGAAGCGGATGGAGATCATCCGCAAGGCGCAGCAGACGCTCAACGAGGACATGACTCTCGACGCCAACGACTTGCCGGATGAAATGGATCTCGCTTCGAGCGAGTACCTCCAGTCTTTCACGTTCCGCCTGCGCGGGCGCGAGAAGGTGTTCCTCGACAAGATCCAGAAGGCCCTCGAAAAGATCGAGTCGGGCAATTTTGGAGTGTGCGACGACTGTAGCGAGCGCATCTCAGCGAAACGTCTCGAGGCCCGCCCCGAGACGACGCTGTGCATCCGTTGCAAAGAAGATCAGGAACGGGTCGAAAAAGACTTCGGCTGA
- a CDS encoding N-acetylmuramoyl-L-alanine amidase, with protein MAQRAFIGQLLPVMAPWLTARIALGALLATACGGGSTAPAGGTSAAVSAVLAPVVLPGRAEAVAEADRLAVAASKASGQEQIALTRRAAELRSRLWRIEHRDADVLEALELYRGIEQKTGEAACLARLDRALLEGEQRGEPAETYRSVYRTKVGAAGGVCLERAERVLAVLSAFRPLPNVLGEIERQAKGSDSGAADAGDRASAAASVRIDPSGPVVVPTLQGARPTGPVRITNIERYGAKDAARIVVFVTHPTLFDVGFIAGQGAAGPRLYVDIDGASYKGALEHAVGGLVERVRMGKRGKGTRVVLDLRSEVHRKVFYLPEPFRLVIDVSTQPTTSAPVDATGGPRTIRRVVLDPGHGGHDPGAIGAAGLREKDVTLDIAHRAAPLLSRELGVSTLLTRDADDFVALDARTARANAFQADLFVSIHCNASEDPAAHGFMTFVLDESRDALASSIAARENAASAAAAAELANAMSRVLDAGSISRSVQLADLLQKSARASLSPSYADASGWWRQARRLLRAGRRAHAGRPLRDQLHLQSVGRVAAQRGRLPAEARGCDCERRSSVPRGSLSEAASGRSETQELSKN; from the coding sequence TTGGCCCAACGGGCCTTCATCGGGCAACTCTTGCCCGTGATGGCGCCCTGGCTGACCGCTCGAATCGCGCTCGGTGCGCTGCTCGCGACCGCCTGCGGAGGGGGCTCGACCGCGCCTGCCGGTGGGACTTCGGCCGCGGTCTCCGCGGTCTTGGCGCCCGTGGTTCTGCCTGGCCGGGCCGAGGCGGTGGCCGAAGCAGACCGCTTGGCGGTTGCCGCATCGAAGGCGAGTGGACAAGAGCAGATCGCTCTCACCCGCCGGGCTGCGGAGCTGCGGTCTCGCTTGTGGCGCATCGAACATCGAGACGCCGACGTGCTCGAGGCATTGGAGCTCTATCGGGGCATCGAGCAAAAGACCGGGGAGGCTGCCTGCCTCGCGCGTTTGGATCGCGCGCTGCTGGAGGGGGAGCAACGCGGCGAGCCCGCCGAGACCTATCGCTCGGTGTACCGCACCAAGGTCGGGGCCGCCGGCGGCGTGTGTCTCGAGCGAGCGGAGCGAGTGCTGGCTGTGCTCTCCGCTTTCCGACCGCTTCCCAACGTGCTCGGCGAGATCGAGCGTCAAGCAAAGGGCAGCGACTCGGGTGCGGCCGACGCGGGCGATCGCGCGTCTGCCGCCGCCAGCGTTCGGATCGACCCGAGCGGTCCGGTGGTCGTTCCCACGTTGCAAGGTGCGCGGCCCACCGGGCCAGTTCGAATCACCAACATCGAACGCTATGGTGCCAAGGACGCGGCGAGGATCGTGGTCTTCGTCACCCACCCCACGCTGTTCGACGTGGGGTTCATCGCTGGCCAAGGCGCAGCCGGTCCGCGGTTGTACGTGGACATCGACGGCGCGAGCTACAAGGGTGCGCTCGAACATGCCGTCGGAGGCCTGGTCGAGCGTGTGCGCATGGGAAAGCGCGGCAAGGGCACGCGGGTCGTTCTGGACCTGCGCTCTGAGGTGCACCGCAAGGTCTTCTATCTGCCCGAGCCATTTCGCCTGGTAATCGACGTTTCGACGCAGCCGACGACCTCGGCGCCCGTAGACGCCACCGGCGGACCGCGCACGATCCGGAGAGTCGTGCTCGATCCTGGCCACGGCGGGCATGATCCGGGTGCGATCGGCGCCGCTGGCCTGCGGGAGAAGGATGTCACGTTGGACATTGCCCATCGAGCGGCGCCGCTTCTGTCGCGCGAGCTCGGGGTTTCCACGCTGCTCACGCGCGACGCGGACGACTTCGTGGCGCTCGATGCCCGGACGGCTCGAGCCAATGCGTTCCAGGCCGACCTCTTCGTCTCGATTCACTGCAACGCGAGCGAGGACCCTGCGGCGCACGGTTTCATGACCTTCGTCTTGGATGAGTCCCGGGACGCGCTGGCGTCATCGATCGCGGCGCGCGAGAACGCCGCGTCCGCCGCCGCCGCGGCCGAACTCGCGAACGCGATGAGCCGCGTGCTCGACGCGGGCTCCATCTCTCGCTCGGTACAGCTGGCAGACCTGCTACAGAAGTCCGCGCGGGCGTCGCTCTCGCCCTCGTACGCGGACGCCTCAGGATGGTGGCGTCAAGCGCGCAGGCTTCTACGTGCTGGCCGGCGCGCGCATGCCGGCCGTCCTCTTCGAGACCAGCTTCATCTCCAATCCGTTGGAAGAGTCGCGGCTCAACGCGGGCGACTACCGGCAGAAGCTCGCGGATGCGATTGTGAACGCCGTTCGAGCGTACCGCGAGGGTCGCTGAGTGAGGCGGCCAGCGGTCGTTCGGAGACTCAAGAGCTGTCCAAGAATTGA
- a CDS encoding SUMF1/EgtB/PvdO family nonheme iron enzyme: MLLSVSGALVAARRLSGLPEQRMLHVPGPALSGVVVSSAPAASQPAPAAPARCADGMLMVEGIYCPYVGHRCVEWLQEKRDRCRRYDEKTILCEGLKVKKSFCMDRFEYPNQQGVYPVVMASWVDAEQACLAEGKRLCTESEWTFACEGEKMVPYPYGFERRADACNIDRHYRDPDFSAFSHDRQISEEVSRLDQRVQSGSMSACVSPFGIHDMTGNVDEWVVNEDPAIDKGEDVSGLKGGYWGPIRARCRPVTNSHNRWFRFYQAGFRCCADPKP, translated from the coding sequence GTGCTGTTGTCGGTATCGGGCGCGCTGGTCGCGGCTCGGCGACTCTCCGGGCTGCCTGAGCAGCGAATGTTGCACGTGCCGGGTCCGGCGCTCAGCGGCGTCGTGGTTTCCTCCGCGCCCGCCGCGTCTCAGCCGGCGCCGGCGGCCCCTGCAAGATGTGCCGACGGCATGCTGATGGTCGAGGGGATCTACTGTCCCTACGTTGGGCATCGCTGTGTCGAGTGGCTCCAGGAGAAACGGGACCGCTGCCGGCGCTACGATGAGAAGACGATCCTGTGCGAGGGGCTCAAGGTGAAGAAGAGCTTCTGCATGGACCGCTTCGAGTACCCGAATCAGCAGGGTGTCTACCCCGTGGTCATGGCGAGCTGGGTGGATGCCGAGCAAGCCTGCCTCGCGGAGGGCAAGCGTCTGTGCACCGAGAGCGAGTGGACGTTTGCCTGTGAGGGCGAGAAGATGGTTCCGTATCCCTATGGCTTCGAGCGGCGAGCGGATGCGTGCAACATCGACCGTCACTATCGCGACCCGGACTTCTCGGCTTTCTCCCACGACCGCCAGATATCCGAAGAAGTGTCGCGGCTCGACCAACGGGTGCAGAGCGGTTCCATGTCCGCGTGTGTGAGTCCCTTCGGGATCCACGATATGACCGGCAACGTCGACGAGTGGGTGGTCAACGAGGATCCGGCCATCGACAAGGGCGAGGACGTGTCGGGGCTCAAGGGCGGGTACTGGGGTCCCATCCGTGCGCGCTGTAGGCCGGTGACCAACTCGCACAATCGGTGGTTCCGATTTTACCAGGCCGGATTTCGCTGCTGCGCCGATCCCAAACCCTGA
- the uvrA gene encoding excinuclease ABC subunit UvrA, with protein sequence MVDTLVVRAASQHNLKEVSCELPRNRLVVITGPSGSGKSSLAFDTIYAEGQRRYVESLSAYARQFLDQLPKPRVESIEGLSPAIAIEQRALGKSPRSTVGTVTEIADYLRLLFARVGVPHCPISGKVLRAHTVQEIVDAVVARGEGAKSAILAPVARKRKGDLWTELDQLRRDGFVRARVDGVQIDLGEELSLDKSKTHDLDVVVDRIVVKDGVKGRVTDSVELALKLGDGTVLIDPVDGTEPVVMSERLVSWEYGLTLPPLEPRLFSFNSPHGACPTCDGLGMRSAIDPGRVVPDETRTLREGAVAAFGRRGSLSTATEVAALVDALGVNPDKPWQDLPEAQRQAILLGSGRKKGQKGYEGIVVRLGRMLETGELEDQEDHDDYDGAIGPEDLGRFVVSQICDACGGRRLRPEALAVKLGGRAISEVSTLPLRKLKLFLAELSESESMVGRDAAIAKPLLKAVIERTGFLIDVGLDYLTLDRPAFTLSGGEGQRIRLATQIGASLVGVLYVLDEPSVGLHARDNARLLVAVRRLVEKGNSVIVVEHDRDAILAADFIVDMGPGAGAHGGTIVAQGTPAELMANPNSVTGPYLSGEKRLPLPKVRVKPGKKKLSVIGARAHNLNDVTLEIPLGCITAVTGVSGSGKSSLIVDTLLSAARAELYGATGWVGPCDRIEGLAQIDKVISIDQAPIGRTPRSNPATYTGIFTHLREIYSGLPDARARGYKPGRFSFNVKGGRCEACQGDGVLRVEMHFLPDVYVTCDACGGRRYNRETLEIKYRGLAIAEALELTVDEAYDLFESLPRIAQRLAALRQVGLGYVKLGQPATTLSGGEAQRVKLATELARKATGSTLYVLDEPTTGLHFQDIELLTLALSGLRDAGNSIVVIEHNMELVACADWIVDMGPEGGEGGGRIVASGTPEQVAETDTHTGRYLREVLERHVPGAKTGKPPPSGTGPRSGVAKQQPPVSRRSNARKR encoded by the coding sequence ATGGTGGACACGCTCGTCGTGCGAGCTGCCTCGCAGCACAACCTGAAAGAGGTCAGCTGCGAGCTGCCCCGCAATCGCTTGGTGGTGATCACCGGACCCAGTGGCTCCGGCAAGTCCTCGCTCGCCTTCGACACGATCTACGCCGAAGGCCAGCGCCGCTACGTCGAGTCCCTCTCGGCGTACGCGCGCCAGTTCCTCGACCAGCTCCCCAAGCCACGGGTCGAGAGCATCGAGGGTCTGAGCCCCGCCATCGCCATCGAACAGCGCGCCCTCGGCAAGAGCCCACGCTCGACGGTGGGGACGGTGACGGAAATTGCGGACTACCTGCGGCTGCTGTTCGCTCGCGTCGGCGTCCCGCACTGTCCCATCTCGGGAAAGGTGCTCAGAGCCCACACGGTCCAGGAAATCGTCGATGCCGTGGTAGCCCGCGGCGAAGGCGCCAAGAGCGCCATCCTCGCGCCCGTCGCTCGCAAGCGAAAAGGGGATCTATGGACCGAGCTCGACCAGCTGCGGCGCGACGGCTTCGTGCGGGCACGGGTCGACGGCGTGCAGATCGATCTCGGTGAAGAGCTCTCGCTCGACAAATCCAAGACCCACGACCTCGACGTGGTCGTCGATCGCATCGTGGTGAAAGACGGCGTGAAGGGGCGGGTCACCGACTCGGTGGAGCTCGCGCTCAAGCTCGGAGACGGCACGGTCCTCATCGACCCGGTCGACGGCACCGAGCCCGTGGTGATGAGCGAGCGGCTGGTCTCGTGGGAATACGGGCTCACCTTGCCCCCGCTCGAGCCTCGACTCTTCTCCTTCAACAGCCCGCACGGCGCCTGTCCGACCTGCGACGGGCTCGGCATGCGCTCGGCGATCGATCCGGGCCGGGTGGTGCCGGACGAGACCCGCACCCTGCGCGAAGGTGCAGTCGCGGCGTTCGGTCGGCGCGGCTCCCTCTCGACCGCGACCGAAGTCGCAGCGCTGGTCGATGCGCTGGGCGTCAACCCGGACAAACCTTGGCAGGATTTGCCCGAGGCGCAGCGGCAAGCGATCTTGCTCGGCAGCGGCCGCAAGAAGGGTCAGAAAGGCTACGAAGGCATCGTCGTTCGCCTCGGTCGCATGCTCGAGACCGGCGAGCTCGAAGACCAGGAAGACCACGACGACTACGACGGCGCGATCGGGCCGGAGGACCTCGGGCGTTTCGTCGTCAGCCAGATCTGTGATGCGTGCGGCGGTCGCCGTCTTCGCCCCGAGGCGCTGGCGGTCAAGCTCGGCGGCCGCGCCATCTCGGAGGTCAGCACGCTGCCCTTGCGAAAGCTCAAGCTATTCTTGGCAGAGCTGTCCGAGAGCGAATCTATGGTCGGTCGAGACGCCGCGATCGCAAAACCGCTGCTCAAAGCGGTGATCGAGCGCACGGGGTTCTTGATCGACGTTGGGCTCGACTACCTCACGCTGGATCGGCCAGCATTCACCCTGTCGGGCGGCGAGGGCCAGCGCATCCGGCTCGCCACTCAGATCGGCGCCTCGTTGGTCGGCGTGCTCTACGTGCTGGACGAACCCAGCGTTGGACTGCACGCGCGCGACAACGCGCGCCTCCTGGTCGCCGTGCGCCGCCTGGTCGAAAAGGGCAACAGTGTGATCGTCGTGGAACACGACCGGGACGCCATCCTCGCGGCGGACTTCATCGTCGACATGGGTCCGGGTGCCGGCGCCCACGGCGGCACCATCGTCGCGCAAGGCACGCCGGCTGAGCTGATGGCGAACCCGAACTCCGTCACCGGACCGTATCTGTCCGGGGAAAAGCGCCTGCCCCTGCCCAAGGTCCGGGTGAAACCCGGAAAGAAGAAGCTGTCGGTGATTGGCGCCCGGGCCCACAACCTGAACGACGTCACGCTCGAGATCCCGCTCGGCTGCATCACCGCCGTGACCGGCGTCAGCGGTTCCGGCAAGAGCAGTCTGATCGTCGACACGCTGCTGTCGGCCGCGCGCGCTGAGCTGTACGGAGCAACGGGCTGGGTTGGTCCGTGCGACCGCATCGAAGGGCTCGCGCAGATCGACAAGGTCATCAGTATCGACCAGGCACCAATCGGCCGCACACCGCGCTCGAACCCGGCGACCTACACGGGCATCTTCACGCACCTTCGGGAGATCTACTCCGGGCTACCGGACGCCCGCGCACGCGGCTACAAGCCGGGCCGCTTTTCGTTCAACGTGAAGGGCGGGCGCTGCGAGGCCTGCCAAGGCGACGGAGTGCTGCGTGTCGAGATGCACTTCCTTCCGGACGTGTACGTGACCTGTGATGCCTGCGGCGGGCGTCGCTACAACCGCGAGACGCTGGAGATCAAATACCGCGGGCTCGCCATCGCGGAGGCGTTGGAGCTGACGGTTGACGAGGCGTACGACCTCTTCGAGTCCCTCCCGCGCATCGCGCAGCGCCTAGCCGCGCTGCGCCAGGTGGGTCTTGGTTACGTCAAGCTCGGACAACCGGCGACGACCCTCTCGGGCGGCGAGGCCCAACGCGTGAAACTGGCGACGGAGCTCGCCCGCAAGGCGACGGGGAGCACGCTCTACGTGCTGGACGAACCGACGACTGGGCTCCACTTTCAGGACATCGAGCTGCTCACCCTGGCGCTCTCTGGCCTCAGGGACGCGGGCAATTCCATCGTGGTCATCGAACACAACATGGAGCTCGTCGCGTGCGCGGACTGGATCGTGGACATGGGGCCGGAAGGCGGCGAGGGCGGTGGACGCATCGTCGCGAGTGGCACCCCCGAGCAGGTTGCCGAAACTGATACCCACACCGGGCGCTACCTGAGAGAGGTGCTCGAGCGTCACGTTCCGGGCGCGAAGACGGGCAAACCGCCGCCGTCCGGCACCGGACCCCGAAGCGGTGTTGCCAAACAACAGCCGCCCGTCAGCCGACGCTCCAATGCCCGCAAGCGCTGA
- a CDS encoding serine/threonine protein kinase gives MKACSECNRLYPDDAGFCPVDGKELVSATLAPVAAADDDARIGQVMCSRYQVRRVVADGGMGRVYEALDMVERRNVALKILHPDVATDNVSLERFKREFEVSQLLPHNHIVEVSDFQATHDGSYALVMEFLYGEELRAMLKREQVMPPERVIRMISQIALALDEAHARKLVHRDLKPDNVFLCQTREGDIVKILDFGSVKDKSDPAKKLTVMGTTIGSPYYMAPEQAQGLETLDHRADVWALAAISYECLTGTVPFKGNNGPSILLEILTKDPTPPSVAAAGRAHTVPPTVDRVMVHAFKKNPSLRIGSVGAFADALGHAFGLTGTHQEWATVPQDQLGATVTARLPEMMVAAAPPPADAADNFFGESEAFGAQSMGVSPAAMGAHPMAPQGVYQDDLVPMGVPKSGNFGLLLAVAVGGIALLVGVLIVVVLFR, from the coding sequence ATGAAGGCCTGTTCCGAGTGCAACCGGCTGTACCCCGACGACGCGGGCTTCTGTCCCGTCGACGGCAAGGAGCTGGTCAGCGCCACGCTGGCGCCGGTCGCCGCAGCCGACGATGACGCGCGCATCGGCCAGGTGATGTGCAGCCGCTACCAGGTTCGGCGCGTCGTGGCGGACGGCGGCATGGGCCGCGTCTACGAGGCCCTCGACATGGTGGAGCGGCGCAACGTCGCCCTGAAGATCCTCCACCCGGACGTCGCGACCGACAACGTGTCGCTCGAGCGCTTCAAGCGCGAGTTCGAGGTCAGCCAGCTGTTGCCTCACAATCACATCGTGGAGGTCAGCGATTTTCAGGCGACCCACGACGGCAGCTACGCACTGGTGATGGAGTTCCTCTACGGTGAGGAGCTGCGCGCGATGCTCAAGCGGGAGCAGGTCATGCCGCCGGAGCGGGTGATCCGCATGATCAGCCAGATTGCGCTGGCGCTCGACGAGGCGCACGCCCGGAAGCTGGTGCACCGCGATCTGAAGCCCGACAACGTGTTTCTGTGTCAGACGCGCGAGGGCGACATCGTCAAGATCCTCGATTTCGGCTCGGTCAAGGACAAGAGCGATCCGGCGAAAAAGCTGACGGTGATGGGCACGACCATCGGCTCGCCCTACTACATGGCCCCCGAGCAGGCACAGGGGCTCGAGACGCTGGACCACCGCGCCGACGTCTGGGCCCTTGCCGCGATCTCGTACGAGTGTTTGACCGGTACCGTTCCGTTCAAGGGCAACAACGGCCCGAGCATCTTGCTCGAGATCCTGACGAAAGATCCCACGCCGCCGAGCGTGGCCGCAGCCGGTCGAGCGCATACCGTCCCGCCGACGGTGGACCGGGTGATGGTGCACGCCTTCAAGAAGAATCCCTCCCTCCGGATCGGCTCCGTCGGCGCCTTCGCCGATGCACTCGGCCACGCCTTTGGGCTCACGGGCACACACCAGGAGTGGGCCACCGTGCCCCAGGACCAGCTTGGAGCGACGGTCACCGCGCGGCTCCCGGAGATGATGGTCGCCGCCGCTCCTCCGCCCGCCGACGCGGCCGACAACTTCTTCGGCGAGAGCGAGGCCTTCGGTGCGCAGTCCATGGGGGTTTCGCCTGCGGCCATGGGCGCGCATCCGATGGCTCCGCAGGGTGTGTATCAGGATGACCTGGTCCCCATGGGTGTGCCCAAGTCCGGCAATTTCGGGCTGCTCCTGGCGGTCGCCGTTGGGGGCATCGCGCTGCTGGTTGGTGTGTTGATCGTCGTCGTCCTGTTTCGCTGA